The following coding sequences are from one Oryzisolibacter sp. LB2S window:
- a CDS encoding HipA domain-containing protein: MIRLRVWANARPMGWFGHAAGEFFFEYDPQWLEQPGGYVLAPHFALSPQRFQGVLVRNFFENLLPEGQVLEDVLAAIQLRDASPFDVLGALGRELPGVLSLLPDNQVRAQQQAYEPLPLAALSQRIAAREQVPLLVANERATMSLAGAQDKVGLRFDSRKKRLWDSVGQSPTTHILKPDTRQQRYTPSAINEYACMTLARALKLPVPKVWLLRVPEAAYVVERYDRQVPAHGDIACLHQMDGCQLLGHGAAWKYQRSGALVSLEKLAHALRALGVRGKDMLAFQRWVMFNYLIGNADAHAKNLSVLIDGGRPGYRLAPFYDLVCVRAYGDTGLALFIGDEDRFDAVGLHSWEAFCQDCGFATRETLMELQAMATALLPAWDKVRAHIDRHNQPTDAERAVLEKMTAVFRLHQGHVMSMLGGNG; encoded by the coding sequence ATGATCCGCCTGCGCGTCTGGGCGAATGCCCGGCCCATGGGCTGGTTTGGCCACGCGGCGGGCGAGTTCTTCTTCGAGTACGACCCGCAATGGCTGGAGCAGCCGGGTGGCTATGTGCTGGCGCCGCACTTTGCGCTCTCGCCGCAGCGCTTCCAGGGTGTGCTGGTGCGCAATTTCTTTGAAAACCTGCTGCCCGAGGGCCAGGTGCTGGAGGATGTGCTGGCGGCCATCCAGTTGCGCGATGCCTCGCCGTTCGACGTGCTGGGCGCGCTGGGCCGGGAACTGCCGGGCGTGCTCAGCCTGTTGCCCGACAACCAGGTGCGCGCGCAGCAGCAGGCTTACGAGCCGCTGCCGCTGGCCGCATTGAGCCAGCGCATCGCTGCGCGCGAGCAGGTGCCGCTGCTGGTGGCCAACGAGCGGGCCACCATGTCACTGGCCGGAGCGCAGGACAAGGTGGGCCTGCGTTTTGACAGTCGAAAGAAGCGGCTGTGGGACAGCGTGGGGCAGTCGCCCACCACGCACATCCTCAAGCCCGACACGCGCCAGCAGCGCTACACACCCAGCGCCATCAACGAATACGCCTGCATGACGCTGGCGCGCGCCCTCAAGCTGCCCGTGCCCAAGGTGTGGCTGCTGCGGGTGCCCGAGGCGGCCTATGTGGTCGAGCGCTACGACCGCCAAGTGCCCGCGCACGGGGACATCGCATGCCTGCACCAGATGGATGGCTGCCAGTTGCTCGGGCATGGCGCGGCCTGGAAGTACCAGCGCAGCGGCGCGCTGGTCAGCCTGGAGAAGCTGGCCCATGCCCTGCGCGCGCTGGGAGTACGCGGCAAGGACATGCTGGCCTTTCAGCGCTGGGTGATGTTCAACTACCTCATCGGCAATGCCGACGCGCACGCAAAAAACCTCTCGGTGCTGATCGACGGCGGACGGCCTGGCTACCGGCTGGCGCCTTTCTACGACTTGGTCTGTGTGCGCGCCTATGGCGACACGGGGCTGGCACTTTTCATTGGCGACGAGGACAGGTTCGACGCCGTGGGCCTGCATTCCTGGGAGGCCTTCTGCCAGGACTGCGGCTTTGCCACGCGGGAGACTCTGATGGAATTGCAGGCCATGGCCACGGCCCTGCTCCCGGCCTGGGACAAGGTGCGCGCGCATATCGACAGGCACAACCAGCCCACCGACGCGGAACGCGCCGTGCTGGAAAAGATGACGGCAGTGTTCCGGCTGCACCAGGGCCATGTGATGTCCATGCTGGGAGGGAATGGATGA
- a CDS encoding helix-turn-helix transcriptional regulator, translating into MHLTTESLPALAARLMAERKRQKLSREQAAAVCNVSTSFIRDAESDPARCSLGKLLLLMRGLGLGLQAEGWSDEPPPAQVVAVGAGPGPA; encoded by the coding sequence ATGCACCTCACCACCGAGTCACTCCCCGCCCTGGCCGCTCGGCTGATGGCCGAGCGCAAGCGCCAGAAGCTCTCGCGCGAGCAAGCGGCCGCCGTGTGCAATGTCAGCACCTCGTTCATCCGCGATGCGGAAAGCGATCCTGCGCGCTGCTCTCTGGGCAAGCTGCTGCTGCTGATGCGCGGCCTGGGCCTGGGCCTGCAGGCCGAGGGCTGGTCGGATGAGCCGCCGCCTGCCCAGGTGGTGGCGGTGGGCGCAGGGCCGGGCCCCGCATGA
- a CDS encoding restriction endonuclease subunit S translates to MNKLFKSDQWTSHPLIEVATLQRGYDLPVQDRNVGSFPIFAANGPVGFHDTAKCKGPGVVTGRSGTIGKVQFVEGDYWPLNTSLYVTDFHGNHPKWVYYMLQSFGLEKYAQGAGVPTLNRNLVHHEPVRVPPLEEQRRIAAILDQAETLRTQRRSALALLDSLTQSLFLEMFGDPVANPKGWGMSTIGDLAEVQGGLQVTSARKNLPVEVPYLRVANVYRGVLDLSEIKTIRATPAEMQRTTLVNNDLLVVEGHGNPNEIGRAALWNGEIEQCVHQNHLIRARFDCTKVEPVFASEYVNSPGGRQHLLRAGKSTSGLNTISVSNVRETPIALPPLPLQQSFATRIAAIEALKATHRRALAALDELFASLQQRAFAGALST, encoded by the coding sequence ATGAACAAGCTCTTCAAATCCGATCAGTGGACTTCCCATCCTCTTATTGAGGTGGCCACATTGCAACGTGGCTATGACCTACCCGTTCAAGACCGGAATGTAGGTTCGTTCCCCATCTTTGCTGCCAACGGCCCCGTGGGTTTTCATGACACTGCGAAATGCAAAGGCCCCGGAGTCGTCACAGGTCGCAGCGGCACGATTGGAAAGGTCCAATTCGTTGAAGGTGACTACTGGCCGTTAAACACCTCTTTGTACGTAACTGATTTCCACGGAAATCACCCTAAATGGGTTTACTACATGCTGCAGTCATTTGGACTGGAGAAATATGCACAAGGGGCAGGAGTTCCCACACTCAACCGCAACTTAGTTCATCACGAGCCTGTGCGTGTTCCCCCGCTGGAAGAACAACGCCGCATCGCCGCCATTCTCGACCAGGCCGAAACCCTGCGCACCCAACGCCGCAGCGCCCTGGCCCTGCTCGACAGCCTCACCCAGTCCCTCTTTCTTGAGATGTTTGGGGACCCGGTGGCAAATCCGAAGGGGTGGGGCATGTCAACGATTGGCGATCTGGCCGAAGTACAAGGGGGCCTGCAAGTCACCAGCGCCCGTAAGAACCTGCCTGTTGAGGTGCCTTATCTGCGGGTTGCGAATGTGTACCGTGGAGTGCTTGACCTTTCAGAGATCAAAACCATTCGCGCAACGCCAGCGGAGATGCAGCGGACGACGCTGGTGAATAACGATCTGCTGGTCGTCGAAGGCCACGGCAACCCCAACGAAATCGGACGAGCTGCGCTATGGAACGGGGAAATCGAGCAGTGCGTTCACCAGAACCACCTTATCCGTGCGCGCTTTGACTGCACAAAAGTTGAGCCGGTTTTCGCCAGCGAGTACGTGAATTCACCGGGAGGGCGGCAACATCTGCTTCGGGCAGGTAAGTCAACTTCGGGCCTCAACACGATCAGCGTTTCAAACGTGCGAGAAACACCGATTGCACTCCCCCCCCTCCCCCTCCAACAATCCTTCGCCACCCGCATCGCCGCCATCGAAGCCCTCAAGGCCACCCACCGCCGCGCCCTGGCCGCGCTCGATGAACTGTTTGCCTCGCTGCAGCAGCGGGCGTTTGCCGGGGCGCTTTCAACCTAG
- a CDS encoding class I SAM-dependent DNA methyltransferase produces the protein MLTGDLRNKVDQIWNAFWSGGIANPIEVIEQITYLLFLRALDSDQTREDNKALRLKTQPVRLIPAGVDAQERPHDNMRWSRFKNMAPAEMFDVLSNQVFPFLRGLQASGGPAAESAFAHHMQGARFTIPTPNLLAKVVDLLDTIPMEDRDTKGDLYEYMLGKIAAAGQNGQFRTPRHIIDLMVALTAPTPQDTICDPASGTCGFLVAAGEYLRRTYPDMLRVPAQNQHFHSGMFHGYDFDNTMLRIGSMNMLLHGVEHPAIEYRDSLAQGAAGDAEAYSLILANPPFAGSLDIETTAKDLQQTVKTKKTELLFLALFLRLLKTGGRAAVIVPDGVLFGSSRAHKELRRKLVEEQKLDAVISLPGGVFKPYAGVSTAILLFTKTMSGGTDHVWFYDMQADGWSLDDKRQPLLDSSLLGIQPVLDKREQLSEEEHAKNNLPDILARWRSLHSHPLPLGEGRGEGSPSPERDRPRTAQSFCVPKAEIEANGYDLSINRYKEVVHEVVAHRPPGEILAELRALEGEIARGMGVLENLLA, from the coding sequence ATGCTCACCGGCGACCTGCGCAACAAAGTGGATCAAATCTGGAATGCCTTCTGGTCCGGCGGCATCGCCAACCCCATCGAAGTCATAGAGCAGATCACCTACCTGCTCTTTCTGCGCGCGCTCGACAGCGACCAGACGCGCGAAGACAACAAGGCCCTGCGCCTCAAGACCCAGCCCGTGCGCCTGATACCCGCAGGCGTGGACGCGCAAGAGCGCCCGCACGACAACATGCGCTGGTCGCGCTTCAAGAACATGGCCCCGGCCGAGATGTTCGATGTGCTCAGCAACCAGGTCTTCCCCTTCCTGCGCGGGCTGCAGGCCTCGGGCGGCCCAGCGGCTGAAAGCGCCTTTGCGCACCACATGCAGGGTGCCCGCTTCACCATCCCCACGCCCAACCTACTGGCCAAGGTGGTGGACTTGCTCGACACCATTCCCATGGAGGACCGCGACACCAAGGGCGACCTGTACGAATACATGCTCGGCAAGATCGCCGCCGCCGGGCAAAACGGCCAGTTCCGCACCCCGCGCCACATCATTGATTTGATGGTGGCTCTCACGGCCCCCACACCGCAAGACACCATTTGCGACCCAGCCTCGGGCACCTGCGGCTTCCTCGTGGCTGCAGGCGAATACCTGCGCCGCACCTACCCCGACATGCTGCGCGTGCCCGCGCAAAACCAGCACTTCCACAGCGGCATGTTCCACGGCTACGACTTTGACAACACCATGCTGCGCATCGGCAGCATGAACATGCTGCTGCACGGCGTGGAACACCCCGCCATCGAGTACCGCGACTCGCTGGCCCAGGGTGCGGCGGGCGATGCCGAGGCCTACAGCCTCATCCTGGCCAACCCACCCTTTGCGGGCAGCCTGGACATTGAGACCACCGCCAAGGACTTGCAGCAAACCGTCAAAACCAAGAAGACCGAGCTGCTGTTTCTGGCCCTGTTCCTGCGCCTGCTCAAGACCGGCGGGCGCGCGGCCGTCATCGTGCCCGACGGCGTGCTGTTTGGCTCCAGCCGCGCCCACAAGGAGCTGCGCCGCAAGCTGGTGGAAGAGCAAAAGCTCGACGCCGTCATCAGCCTGCCCGGCGGCGTGTTCAAGCCCTACGCGGGTGTCAGCACCGCCATCCTGCTCTTCACCAAAACCATGAGCGGCGGCACCGACCACGTGTGGTTCTACGACATGCAGGCCGACGGCTGGAGCCTGGACGACAAACGCCAGCCGCTGCTGGATTCAAGCCTTTTGGGCATCCAGCCCGTGCTGGACAAGCGCGAGCAGCTATCAGAAGAAGAGCACGCCAAGAACAACCTGCCCGACATCCTGGCGCGCTGGCGCTCCCTGCATTCACACCCTCTCCCTCTGGGAGAGGGCAGGGGTGAGGGCTCCCCCAGCCCCGAACGCGACCGCCCCCGCACCGCGCAAAGCTTTTGCGTGCCCAAGGCGGAAATCGAGGCCAATGGCTATGACCTGAGCATCAACCGCTACAAGGAAGTGGTGCACGAGGTGGTAGCGCACCGCCCGCCCGGCGAGATACTGGCCGAGCTGCGCGCGCTGGAGGGGGAGATAGCGCGGGGGATGGGGGTGTTGGAGAACCTGCTGGCATGA
- the cueR gene encoding Cu(I)-responsive transcriptional regulator translates to MTPAAAQHWPVSIGTAAERAGVSARMVRHYEGLGLLAGVARTDSGYRQYTEADVHTLRFIRRARDLGFSMDEIAQLLGLWQDKARASSQVKQIAQRHIANLSERIAAMQAMQRSLQALVGCCHGDERPDCPILDDLAGPPAF, encoded by the coding sequence ATGACGCCCGCCGCCGCGCAGCACTGGCCCGTGTCGATAGGCACGGCCGCAGAGCGCGCCGGCGTTTCCGCGCGCATGGTGCGCCACTACGAGGGCCTGGGCCTGCTCGCCGGCGTGGCGCGCACCGACAGCGGCTACCGCCAATACACCGAGGCCGACGTGCACACCCTGCGCTTCATCCGCCGCGCGCGCGACCTGGGCTTTTCCATGGACGAGATCGCCCAGCTGCTCGGCCTGTGGCAGGACAAGGCGCGCGCGAGCAGCCAGGTCAAGCAGATCGCGCAAAGACACATCGCCAACTTGAGCGAACGCATCGCCGCCATGCAGGCCATGCAGCGCAGCCTGCAGGCACTCGTCGGCTGCTGCCACGGCGACGAGCGGCCCGACTGCCCCATCCTCGACGACCTGGCCGGGCCGCCAGCCTTCTGA
- a CDS encoding cation transporter: protein MQYQFTVEGMTCGHCERAVVHAVREVDTEAVVKVDLATKQVSVESDKAREVIANAITEEGYKVAA from the coding sequence ATGCAATACCAATTCACCGTCGAAGGCATGACCTGCGGCCACTGCGAGCGCGCCGTGGTTCACGCCGTGCGCGAGGTCGACACCGAGGCCGTCGTCAAGGTCGACCTGGCCACCAAGCAGGTCAGCGTGGAGAGCGACAAGGCACGCGAAGTCATCGCCAACGCCATTACCGAAGAAGGCTACAAGGTCGCCGCATGA